A stretch of DNA from Candidatus Binatia bacterium:
CGCCGCGATGGCGGCGTTAGTAGCGCGACTCGGCCTCGACCAGCGGGGCGTCGCGGTAATCGGCGAGATCCCGGCGAAGCTCCCCCATTTCGCACTCCCCGCCTTCGACGCCGCCATGATGCGTACCGTTTCCAACGGCGCACTGGCGATCGCGGTGCTCGGCTTGCTGGAAGCGATCTCCATGGCCAAGGCCATCGCCGCGCAGACGCGGCAAAAACTCGACATGAACCAGCAGTGCCTGAGCGAGGGGTTGGCGAACTTCACCGGAAGCTTCTTCCAGTGCTTCCCGGGCTCGGGTTCCCTCACCCGTTCGGCCATCAACCAGCAGGCCGGCGCGTCCACCCAATGGTCGGGCGTGGTCTCGGCACTGGCGGTGGCGGTGATCATGCTCCAGTTCGCGCCCTATGCCCGCTTCATCCCGCGCGCCACGCTCGCCGGCATTCTGATGGTGTCGGCCTGGAAGATGGTCGACCGGCACGCCCTCTTCTATCACCTGCGTGCCACGCGCTTCGACACCGCGATCGTCGTGGTCACGGCCGTGTCCGCCATTGCGATCTCGGTCGAGTTCTGCGTGCTGATCGGCGTCTTCATGTCCTTCCTGCTGGCCGTCCGGCGAGCGGGTCGGATGCTCTTCACGGAGTTCGTGGTGTCGGCCGAGGGCGGGATTCACGAGCGTCTTCCCGACGACGAGGTCCGTGGCCCGATCCTCATCTTCGGGCTCGAAGGGGAAATGTTCTTCGGTTCCGCCGCCGCCCTCGAACGGCACTTCGCCTACATGGAGGGGCGCGTGGACGAGCGAACGCGGGTCGTCGTCCTGCGCATGAAGCGGGTGCGCAATCCCGACGCCGTCGGGTTGACCTTGCTCGAGGGATTTCTGGACCGGATGAAAGCGCGCAACGTCCACGTCCTGTTGTGCGGCGTGCGGGCTCCTCTCTTCG
This window harbors:
- a CDS encoding SulP family inorganic anion transporter, with the translated sequence MSTAAARPGLAAGLYRLIPALDSLRRYGPADARADAVAGLTVAAVAVPQAMAYAMVAGLPVEYGLYTAIVMTAVGAVFDSSRQLINGPTNAISIAVLSAIAMVEGPDQKVQAAVLLAFMVGSIQLAITLCRLGDLTRYISHSVIVGFTAGAGGLLVLDQLKNLLGLRAMGDAHAHFLYRFGLTLVYGGGIHTATAAIGLGTIALVVGLRWVKERIGWRLLPDFLIVVAAMAALVARLGLDQRGVAVIGEIPAKLPHFALPAFDAAMMRTVSNGALAIAVLGLLEAISMAKAIAAQTRQKLDMNQQCLSEGLANFTGSFFQCFPGSGSLTRSAINQQAGASTQWSGVVSALAVAVIMLQFAPYARFIPRATLAGILMVSAWKMVDRHALFYHLRATRFDTAIVVVTAVSAIAISVEFCVLIGVFMSFLLAVRRAGRMLFTEFVVSAEGGIHERLPDDEVRGPILIFGLEGEMFFGSAAALERHFAYMEGRVDERTRVVVLRMKRVRNPDAVGLTLLEGFLDRMKARNVHVLLCGVRAPLF